One window from the genome of Streptomyces sp. WZ-12 encodes:
- a CDS encoding GDSL-type esterase/lipase family protein, protein MGDSFISGEAGRWYGNAAPWSAGHRYGTDRAANNCWEWASWCSHDPSAVYGDSHRTGCHRSDTAEIMSADLGPGIQRINLACSGATTNNVLRAAQGGLPFKGEEPQADQLARAARTHDIKLIVLSIGGNDLGFTDIITDCVKGFMVPTGNWHCTPGQNGRLETALEETQAKVARTLGDIRAVMGQAGYSANSYRLVLQSYPSPVPRGGDNRYPETYARFSTGGCPLFDDDATWARDSVVPRISTMLKKAAREEGTPFLDLQDAFDGKEVCSMGTTQATGKNTPTDRLPGHQAEWVRFLVTVGSQGSAQESIHPNAYGQQALGHCLTLLCHQQPHDTVACRNTPDGGPQDMKLQPPLEVGVEK, encoded by the coding sequence ATGGGCGACAGCTTCATCTCCGGTGAGGCCGGCCGCTGGTACGGCAACGCCGCCCCCTGGTCGGCCGGGCACCGCTACGGCACCGACCGGGCCGCCAACAACTGCTGGGAATGGGCTAGCTGGTGCAGCCACGACCCCTCCGCCGTCTACGGCGACTCGCACCGTACCGGCTGCCACCGCTCAGACACCGCGGAGATCATGAGCGCGGACCTCGGCCCTGGAATCCAGCGCATCAACCTCGCCTGCTCCGGCGCCACCACCAACAACGTCCTCCGTGCGGCACAAGGCGGGCTCCCCTTCAAAGGAGAAGAGCCCCAGGCCGACCAACTCGCCCGCGCAGCACGCACACACGACATCAAACTCATCGTGCTGTCCATAGGCGGCAACGACCTCGGCTTCACCGACATCATCACCGACTGCGTCAAGGGCTTCATGGTGCCCACCGGCAACTGGCACTGCACACCCGGGCAGAACGGTCGGTTGGAAACAGCGCTGGAAGAAACCCAGGCGAAGGTCGCAAGGACCCTCGGCGACATCCGCGCCGTGATGGGTCAGGCAGGATACTCAGCGAACTCCTACCGCCTGGTCCTGCAGTCGTATCCCTCCCCCGTCCCCCGGGGCGGGGACAACCGGTACCCCGAGACCTACGCACGCTTCAGCACCGGCGGCTGCCCACTCTTCGACGACGACGCCACCTGGGCCCGCGACAGTGTGGTGCCCCGCATCTCAACCATGCTCAAGAAGGCGGCCCGGGAGGAGGGCACCCCGTTCCTCGACCTGCAAGACGCCTTCGACGGCAAGGAAGTGTGCAGCATGGGTACAACCCAAGCCACCGGCAAGAACACCCCCACCGACAGGCTGCCTGGCCATCAGGCCGAGTGGGTACGGTTCCTGGTCACCGTCGGCAGCCAGGGCAGCGCACAGGAATCCATCCACCCCAACGCCTACGGCCAACAGGCACTGGGGCACTGCCTGACCCTGCTCTGCCACCAACAACCGCACGATACCGTCGCCTGCCGCAACACCCCTGACGGCGGCCCCCAGGACATGAAACTCCAGCCGCCCCTCGAAGTAGGCGTTGAGAAGTGA
- a CDS encoding sensor histidine kinase: MAPGEQRALFHRFYRGPRTQATPGSGLGLAIVYDIITADAGTVFATTADGGGAEVRFNLPPYDRDSPSGPTARRRPWKTS; this comes from the coding sequence ATCGCCCCCGGCGAACAGCGCGCCCTCTTCCACCGCTTCTATCGAGGCCCCCGGACGCAGGCGACGCCCGGCTCGGGGCTCGGTTTGGCCATTGTGTACGACATCATCACGGCCGACGCCGGCACCGTCTTCGCCACCACGGCGGACGGCGGCGGTGCCGAGGTCCGTTTCAACCTCCCGCCCTACGACCGGGACAGCCCGAGCGGCCCGACGGCACGGAGACGCCCCTGGAAGACGTCGTGA